AGAATATGTAACCACTGGGAGGCGAGAATGCTCCTGAATCCATCTTCTTAACTCATTACGTATTAAGGCCGCTTCAGCGCAACGGAAGCAGGATGAGATAAAAACTGCATCAGCATCATACTTGCCTTCTGTTATAGCGACAGCACGTGCGATCATCAACTTGAGCTGAGCACTAGTAGGATTGAACCCGAATTTTTCCACAGCGCTTTCGATATCTTTGGCATCGACATCTGGATATACCATCTTTGCTCCCACAGTGGCGGCTGCTTTCTCAATCTCTGCCTGTACCCCTGAGTACTCCGTACCACAAGAAAGCTGCGCAACCTTTATCACTTCAAGCCCTCCAAGAATTCTTTGATCCTGGCAACCATTATCTTGGCTTCATCCTCATTAGTAGGATATTTGACTATGATGTGAGGTATCTTTCTCTTTTTTATGTAATAGCGAACCATCTCATCTGTTCGATGACAACCTACACAACCAAATTCAAACGGAGCATCCTCCATGATTATCGCTGCATCCGCTTGATCAATCAACGGACCCCAAACAGCCAAACGACCTCTTATGCCTGATGGTACCTCAATTCCTGCATATTTTAATCCCTTCTTCACATCCTCTGGGGTCACATTGATTGGAGGAGATTCTATCTCCGGATTTGTCACTCTTTCATGAATTGCTCCCATTAAACTAAGAGGTTCATGCCCATACCTTTCTACCAGATCGAATAAGATTAGGCTATTAGGTGGGACGATGAATACTTTCATTTCGACACCTCATCAATGATTTCGCGTAATTTTTTGATAGGTAGCTTCTTTACTTGATTTGGTTCACAAATAGGTTCACCACGAGCTGAAGCTGAAATTCCCTTTTCGATCAATCTCAGACATTCCCATTCTTTTTCCAACTGCGTGAAACCCGGTCTAGATCCATGGTGAGCTCGGCACCTTCGCGTATCGCCTATGGGGAAACCACGAATTTTAGTGAAAATTCTATCTGGATCAAGATTGCGGATCGATTTCAAAGCTTTTCGGACATCATCCTTTTTACCTTCTATCATTGCTCCATAACAAGTCTCTTTTACTGTTATATTCAATCCTAATGAATGAACAGTGCGTGTTATCTGATCGGGTGTGATGGAGGATGAGGGGGAGATGACTATCATGCGAGTCTCCCAATCTTCCTTAGCCATTGCTACCTTCCCCTTTTGATTTTCCCCTAATTTTCCTCTCTGTTGAATTAGCTAATCTAGACTTGGCTCGTTTGCTTGTTTTTTTAGATGGTGGCTCTTTTTCTTGTGCCTCCCGCACATACACGATGTCCCCTTCCTTAAGTCCTTTCATCATATCATCCAGACTGCTAGTAACCTTCCCCACCATATTCGTTCCGTATCTTTCCTCACCTGTAGGTCCGAATTCTTCACTCGGTTCCAATCTTACTCCTATTAGTCCGCGGTTTGGCCGCGACATATTCGTAATTCCGATATCACCCCTCATCGCCTTATCTTTGAATTCGTTTTCCGGAATCAAGTGACCAGCCTCAGAATAATTTCCTTCAAAGGTTATCATAGGCATGTCTTCGAAGGTAAAGTGTACTTTCAAAGTCCCAATTGGTTTATGATCGAGACCCGTCATTTTCCTGAAATATCTGGTACCATGGGGAGCTTTTGCATCATCTAATAAAATTTCATTTACTTTTTCAGGCCTCACCCCATAAGTCTCGATATGATCGCTGTACAAAGCTTCCATAGTAAGCTCTGGCTCTTGCTCGACGATAATTGCATCATCTGCTGTGTCTCCTTCTCTCACTTGATTTAGACCGAAAGACTTGAGAACCTCTTGACCCTGGATTTGGGTCATTCCTATCACCATAACTCGACGAGGTTCGGTCAACACAGTTAATTTGGATCCAGCTGGTGAAAGCCTCAACAATTCCATTCCTTTAATTACTATTCCGACCTTTGAATGCGATGGCGCTAATTGACGGCGAGTCTTGTAGAAATATACTCTACCTTGTCCCGACCCCTCATGTCGTACCGTTACCATGCCAGGTTCCCTGACACTAGTCAATTCAGGTACTAATTTCACGTCAAGGTTCTGAGAACAAGCGGAATAAGTTTCAGTCCTCTCATCTATCGGGATGCTTCCTTTTTGAGTAATTACCAATAAATGTTCAGAATTTACGGGAGATGCTCGCTCTAATTGTATTGATATATAAGTTTCGACACTCATTCCATCTTCAAGAGTTTGCGTTAGATCATCAGTCACGAATGCGTTTCTCTCTGATAGCTCTTCTATTATCGGTTTTATATCGAGTATGACCTCTCCTTCTTTTAATTCATTTAAAAGATGACGCCCAGTTGTAATGCGTCCAATAATTGCACCAGCGGCACCATATATGCCTTCATGGTTCTGACGAGCTATCATTAAATATGAAGTTCGTGAGTCAAAACCACCTAATGCAAAAAAGCAATCATACCGATTGTAAAAGGCTCTATCCCTGCTCAACTCTATTTGAGTAGGAAAGGAGCCAATGGCTGTTACCTTTGAAGTTTGCCATCTTATCGCTTTGCCCTTAATATCAGATAAAATTTCACGGAAAAGATCGGCGTATTTTGAATCGTTCAGCTTCAATCCCATTTTTCCTCTTGGGGTAACCAGTTCAAATTCCCTGGTTTCTTTTTTGATAGCTTCGATAGGTTTCAGCACTGCAATAAGGCTGCCGATCTGATATGGTTGGTCCTCTATGACATCTCTAATAGTGGTGGAAACGGGCACTTCCTTTTTAATACCGTTTACTGTTATTATCATCTGGACGTGGTTCATCGGCCATTAGCCTTAAAATGCTTTTCATCATCATCCCCATGCAAATAGATACTATTTCGTTCATTCTCATTTTATCAAGTCTTAAAATTTAATTCTACATGGCTGAAACTATTTTATTGTGCAAATGGCTTTAATAGCCCTATGGATAAAGAAAAGGTAAAAGAAGTAGTGCGAAAAAAAATAGAAGAAATTCCCGGAATAGTGGCTTTTCAATATCTAGACCAGAAATTTAAAGGAGATATAATAGCCTTGGAAAAGGCAGCCGAAGATAACGGAGCTTGTGGAGGACTTATGCCTTTTATAAACAAAGGTGTTTGGTCATGCATGAGCAAAGAAGAACAGTTTGTTATAGTGGTAAAAGGGGAGACACTTATCCTATCATTGAGTAAAAGTTTGGTTTTTTTAGAAGACCAGGAAGGTCAAGTTATAGGAGAATGGGTTAATCCGAGTAGATTGGAAGAGTTAAAGAAAAAGGACAACGTTTGCTTCCTGAGTGAAGATTTCGTGCTGTATTCCGACGTAAATATCAGAGGAGAACCTAGATTTGTATTACCTGCTGTTGATTTTCATTACTTAGATGACATCGAGGGAGTTGAAAACG
The DNA window shown above is from Methanomassiliicoccales archaeon and carries:
- a CDS encoding methanogenesis marker 5 protein yields the protein MKVFIVPPNSLILFDLVERYGHEPLSLMGAIHERVTNPEIESPPINVTPEDVKKGLKYAGIEVPSGIRGRLAVWGPLIDQADAAIIMEDAPFEFGCVGCHRTDEMVRYYIKKRKIPHIIVKYPTNEDEAKIMVARIKEFLEGLK
- a CDS encoding methanogenesis marker 6 protein, which codes for MAKEDWETRMIVISPSSSITPDQITRTVHSLGLNITVKETCYGAMIEGKKDDVRKALKSIRNLDPDRIFTKIRGFPIGDTRRCRAHHGSRPGFTQLEKEWECLRLIEKGISASARGEPICEPNQVKKLPIKKLREIIDEVSK
- a CDS encoding methanogenesis marker 3 protein translates to MNHVQMIITVNGIKKEVPVSTTIRDVIEDQPYQIGSLIAVLKPIEAIKKETREFELVTPRGKMGLKLNDSKYADLFREILSDIKGKAIRWQTSKVTAIGSFPTQIELSRDRAFYNRYDCFFALGGFDSRTSYLMIARQNHEGIYGAAGAIIGRITTGRHLLNELKEGEVILDIKPIIEELSERNAFVTDDLTQTLEDGMSVETYISIQLERASPVNSEHLLVITQKGSIPIDERTETYSACSQNLDVKLVPELTSVREPGMVTVRHEGSGQGRVYFYKTRRQLAPSHSKVGIVIKGMELLRLSPAGSKLTVLTEPRRVMVIGMTQIQGQEVLKSFGLNQVREGDTADDAIIVEQEPELTMEALYSDHIETYGVRPEKVNEILLDDAKAPHGTRYFRKMTGLDHKPIGTLKVHFTFEDMPMITFEGNYSEAGHLIPENEFKDKAMRGDIGITNMSRPNRGLIGVRLEPSEEFGPTGEERYGTNMVGKVTSSLDDMMKGLKEGDIVYVREAQEKEPPSKKTSKRAKSRLANSTERKIRGKSKGEGSNG